One window from the genome of Malus domestica chromosome 01, GDT2T_hap1 encodes:
- the LOC103443071 gene encoding uncharacterized protein: MDSMDCNKLQPVVRKVKKKQVKDELDRQKQAEKKKRRLEKALATSAAIISELEKKKQKKKEEQQRLDEEGAAIAEAVALRVLLGEEDSDETCEIVLNKDQVFNHWDCPGNIDVFMGGRRTCFPYQDSAKYSLETIGWVSGAYRSGYNLGGLGNSEWSLSSGPYERDYPESFCDDGGWGSAGFAAGLIAAQAVSSLRIAEDAHEGTIVLDGMLRR, from the coding sequence ATGGATAGCATGGATTGTAATAAATTGCAACCGGTTGTGAGAAAAGTTAAGAAAAAGCAGGTGAAGGACGAGTTGGATCGTCAAAAACAGGCTGAGAAAAAGAAGAGGCGTTTGGAGAAAGCCCTTGCTACTTCAGCAGCCATCATTTCTGaactagaaaagaaaaaacagaagaagaaagaagagcaaCAGAGGCTTGATGAAGAAGGCGCTGCAATTGCGGAGGCTGTTGCGTTGCGTGTCCTTCTTGGTGAAGAAGACTCGGACGAAACATGTGAGATCGTTCTGAACAAAGATCAAGTGTTCAATCATTGGGATTGTCCTGGCAACATCGACGTATTTATGGGTGGAAGGAGGACATGCTTTCCTTATCAAGACTCTGCAAAGTATTCACTCGAAACGATTGGGTGGGTGTCTGGTGCTTACAGATCGGGATACAACTTGGGCGGCTTAGGGAACAGTGAATGGTCACTCTCATCTGGACCTTATGAAAGAGATTACCCAGAATCATTTTGTGACGATGGAGGTTGGGGTAGCGCCGGATTTGCTGCTGGGCTCATTGCGGCGCAGGCTGTTTCATCTCTACGGATTGCAGAGGATGCACATGAAGGCACAATTGTGCTCGACGGAATGCTAAGGCGGTAG